The proteins below are encoded in one region of Danio rerio strain Tuebingen ecotype United States chromosome 14, GRCz12tu, whole genome shotgun sequence:
- the ndufa1 gene encoding NADH dehydrogenase [ubiquinone] 1 alpha subcomplex subunit 1, whose amino-acid sequence MWWHEILPGLAIMTVCLYIPGIATAQIQKFTNGGKEKRVVRAAYQWYLMERDKKVSGCNKHYVSKGLENIK is encoded by the exons ATGTGGTGGCACGAGATATTGCCAGGCTTGGCTATCATGACAGTTTGTCTGTACATTCCTGGCATTGCGACGGCTCAAATCCAAAAGTTCACAAACGGTGGGAAG GAAAAGCGGGTTGTACGGGCGGCTTATCAGTGGTACCTTATGGAGAGAGACAAGAAAGTTTCTGGATGCAATAAACATTACGTCTCCAAG GGACTTGAAAACATCAAGTGA
- the nkap gene encoding NF-kappa-B-activating protein produces MPELDVKHSGSVSPRRRRHSRSSSRSPDRALKNHRHNHEDEHKSRHGDKDRSRNRFRMAYSRSRSRSRERDRQTWSDRDHGFSDYYEKRDDAQRQRQEAFIARRLQERERIGEIGCPEVWGYSPRVREPDSDEHTPVEEDVKNSSSDSSSEEEKKKKKKKKKKKSKKRKNRKQSEDSESESDSEEEMKKKKKKKKNKKKKSKKKKAKKNQKESSSSSSEHSEEEEEDANEISWVEKTCVGEHVVGPDAPLTHLSQDDKPLDFGHALLPGEGAAMAEFVKAGKRIPRRGEIGLTSNEIAEFEKSGYVMSGSRHRRMEAVRLRKENQIYSADEKRALASFNQEERRKRESKILSSFREMVYRKTKGKDEK; encoded by the exons ATGCCTGAGCTAGACGTAAAGCATTCAGGCTCGGTGAGCCCGAGGAGACGCAGACACAGCCGCTCCAGCAGCCGATCCCCGGACCGAGCACTGAAGAACCACAGACACAACCATGAAGACGAGCACAAATCACGACACGGCGACAAAGACCGCAGCAGAAACCGCTTCCGAATGGCGTATTCCCGCAGTCGCTCGAGGTCAAGGGAAAGGGACCGACAGACCTGGTCGGACAGAGATCACGGATTCTCCGATTACTATGAAAAAAGAGACGACGCTCAACGACAGAGACAAGAAGCCTTCATCGCGAG GCGTCTGCAGGAACGAGAGAGAATTGGTGAAATCGGATGTCCAGAGGTTTGGGGATACTCTCCAAGAGTCAGAGAACCAGA TTCAGATGAACACACTCCTGTAGAAGAGGACGTGAAGAACAGCAGCTCTGATTCAAGTTCAGAGG aggaaaagaagaaaaagaaaaagaagaaaaaaaagaagtccAAGAAGAGGAAAAACAGGAAGCAGTCAGAAGACAGCGAGTCAGAAAGTGATTCTGAAG AAgaaatgaagaagaagaaaaagaagaagaaaaataaaaa AAAGAAGTCAAAGAAGAAGAAGGCCAAGAAGAATCAGAAAGAGTCCAGTAGCTCTAGCAGCGAACATtcagaggaggaagaagaggacgCCAATGAAATCTCCTGGGTGGAGAAAACTTGTGTTGGAGAACATGTGGTTGGTCCTGACGCCCCGCTCACTCACCTGTCCCAAGATGATAAACCTTTAGA TTTTGGCCACGCTTTACTGCCAGGTGAAGGCGCCGCCATGGCAGAGTTCGTCAAAGCAGGAAAACGTATCCCAAGAAGAGGAGAAATCGGCTTGACCAGTAATGAGATCGCGGAGTTTGAGAAGTCTGGCTATGTCATGAGTGGAAGCAG ACATCGGCGTATGGAGGCTGTGCGTCTGAGAAAGGAAAACCAGATCTACAGTGCTGATGAGAAGAGAGCGCTTGCGTCCTTTAACCAGGAGGAAAGGAGGAAGAGGGAGAGCAAAATCCTCTCCAGCTTCAGGGAAATGGTTTACCGAAAAACCAAAGGCAAAGACGAGAAGTAG